The window TAAGTGGACGGAGTATCTCTGTGATTGACACTCCAGGTTTCTTCAACACACAACTGTCCCGTGAGCACGTCATGGCAGAGGTGGGACGGTGTGTCGTCCTGTCTTCTCCGGGACCCCACGCTTTCTTGGTGACCCTGCAGCCCAGCAGGTTCACCCAAGAGGAGAAGGATGCCTTAGAGTGGACCAAGGCTATGTTTGGGCCAGGAGCCACCCGGTTTACTGTGGTCTTGTTCACTTGGGGAGACCAGCTGCAGGGAAAGAGCATCAAGGACTTCCTGGAGGAGAGTGATGAGCTGTCAGAATTTGTCAGCAGCTGCTATGGGGGGTATCACGTCTTTGACAACAGCGGACAGGACAAGACAACGCAACAGGTCGTACAGCTTCTGAAAAAGATAGATGAGATGGTGGTGGACAACGGAGGCGGTTGCTACAGCAACGAGATGTTCAAGGAGGCTGAAAGGGCCATCAGAAAGGCTCAAGAGAGGATTCTGGGAGAAAGAGGACACAAGGTGGAGTCACTGCAAAAGGATgctgaagacaaagaggagcTGGGACCAGAGTtagagagggggagggaggaggaagaagaggccaGGAGAAGGGCTGAGAGGCTTTTCTGGTGTGAGCTGGCGACTGCACTGGGGAGGGGTGCAGCAGAGGGGGCAGGGATCATGGGGAAAGACAAGGGGAAAGGGAAAGCTGTGAAGAAGGTGAAGGTGGTGGAGAAGGCAGCGGCTCTGGCAGCATCGCCGCTCTCCATCCGTTCAGCAGCAAAAGTGGTGGAGGGAGCAGTGAGAGAGGGGAGCAAGGTGctatacaaacacagaaaaactttACTGCATTGAGGGATacaggtgatgatgatgtgtgcaACAAAGTCATTTCACTGGGTTTACTCACTATTTATCAGAAACACTATCACTCTGTTTTAATATCACCAGCACTTTGAGGTCATCCTGttacataagtgtgtgtgtgtgtgtgtattgtctCTGCAGAAAGGTAAACATCCTGGTGTGTTGCAGTCCACGTAGCTTGCCAACAAAGAACAAAGCCACACCTTTGAATTGAGAGAATTCACCTTATAATAAATATCTTGACAGAAGAATTAGCATGCAACTCGACTTCCTGTTTCTTAAAGTATTTGTAAGTGTCAAAGCTTTTCAACTTTTTAGAGAAATTCAACACACACTTGTGTCACTTCCCCATTTTTATCACAACAAAACTGTTTGCTCACAGAAGGACAAAAACATTAGTCGATCTAAAAACTTTCTGTTCCATCTTTGGCTTCATTTACAACATGACAAAATATCCAGCCCTTTTCTCTCCTAATGAAGAAATAGATTGAAGTATAAAAGAGGACAATtaagaagaaatacaaaaagtaaCCTGGCAACAAGGAAAGAAACTGTTTGCACATAATACAGTAAGCTATTCTTTTAGGGAGTGTATAACGTTACAGaaccaaagaggaaaagaatTCATAAGAATGTACAAAAATCACAATAGGTCATTACTTCATCATCAGGCAAGACTGTAAAACATGTGGTGGTGACCGAATGAAATGTAGGAACATCTGatttaaacatttgatttaaaacTCTGCACTTGTACAACTTTAACATAGGAAACGCTGGTTATGTACTGTGTGGAAACTGAAGCTACTTAAGGTCTACCTGAGTGCTGTACGTAAAAGCTACAGATAAACTCATTTACACTTTTGTGGATATGAAATTTTCTCAGTTACCAGAGCCAAGGTCTCTCTCAGAGCCTAAAAGggaaagtaaagacaaaaatgcaGTTTCCATAGTGTTTCTCACTTGCCTGAATGTAAATTCCAGGTGCACATCAGGGACACTTTTCCAGTGTCACATTAGTATCCTATGAAGAAAATGCCAAGCACACAGAaatatgcatatacacacacacagaagtactCATTTTGGTCTACAGAATCATGTCCGACCATCAGTCCCATTGCGAAATACTTGTACAATTGACGGGCAAGGACTATGTTCAGATGCTGAACTGTAGCAGGCACTGATGGGTGGCTGAAAGGCACAGTTTTACACAGGCATCGGCAGGGTCATCTTTCCTTTTCCTCGAAgcactgcagacaggaagaagagggagaacatttgtttttgaaaccaaaaaaaacatcaaaacctcAAAATCTGGTCACCCAACCAGATTCACCAGACAAGATTTAAACTCTGCTTTAACTGCAACCAAGGAGGACATCCTCCTCAACTGGAAGAGCAGGACTTAAAATAAACACTACCATACACGTACCAAACATTTCCActtttacaaatttaaaaattttgcTGCATTTCCTCTGTTTGTCCGTTCTGGGTCTGTAATAACTAACTGTGTAAATTATTCTGCTGATCGAAAGAAATCACAGCTAAAACCACAAGTCTCCACGGGCAACGATTTAAATACTATACCATCTCCCTTGCAATAGACTTTACTCACCCCTTGTGACATAAAGGTAGAAGAAATCACAATAGAAAATGGTCTGCACGACGCCAGACACCACGGCAATCTGGTCAAAGAAGCCCTCTGTGTGGTAACGCCAGACCCAGTTGGCTATGTATAGGGCTCGATAGAGGCCAAGGAAGAACAGGTAATGGGTAGTGATGGACTCTGCCTCGCCAGTCTTGGTGATCATAAAGAGCTGCGGCATTATGGCCACGGCCTCCAGGAAGATGGAGAAGGTCCACAGGATCTGAATGGGACCAGCAGGAGGGAAACAAATGAATTACACCAAGGTGTAACAATGAAAGGTGTATATTGTTGCAACACtgataaaaactgaactttaaCAGACCACAAATCCCTCAAGCTGCATGTTTATGCACCCTaagtttttaaacttttcactTTACACCTGGA of the Scatophagus argus isolate fScaArg1 chromosome 16, fScaArg1.pri, whole genome shotgun sequence genome contains:
- the LOC124073241 gene encoding GTPase IMAP family member 9-like, producing the protein MSSCENAASHQDSKASPPTSEAEPLRIVLLGKTGTGRSSSGNTILGTSAFRVDVSPNSVTTQCQRKTLTVSGRSISVIDTPGFFNTQLSREHVMAEVGRCVVLSSPGPHAFLVTLQPSRFTQEEKDALEWTKAMFGPGATRFTVVLFTWGDQLQGKSIKDFLEESDELSEFVSSCYGGYHVFDNSGQDKTTQQVVQLLKKIDEMVVDNGGGCYSNEMFKEAERAIRKAQERILGERGHKVESLQKDAEDKEELGPELERGREEEEEARRRAERLFWCELATALGRGAAEGAGIMGKDKGKGKAVKKVKVVEKAAALAASPLSIRSAAKVVEGAVREGSKVLYKHRKTLLH